The proteins below are encoded in one region of Rhizobacter sp.:
- a CDS encoding GGDEF domain-containing protein — protein MSELVDHLAELTGFRDRDILDVTLVGALRDLLRPRVVTIYRAVGDAGNERWITRARLGENDAVATADPAWADVESLPPLALYPERLQAMKGQATVVTVPGRHSLSLFPVSTDREVVGVMEIETLDPLSDESRRLVGSILRIYRNFQALLDYSERDTLTGLLNRKTFDESFLKATNESTGIPMAADGRRLPTASHRHWLGVIDIDHFKSVNDNYGHLIGDEVLLLLSRLMRSSFRFHDRLYRFGGEEFVVLMRCANEQDAALALERMRSNTASYPFPQVGQITISIGFTEVKPGDTPSAAFERADKAVYFAKSHGRNQVQSHAELVARGDLEDESKIGDVELF, from the coding sequence ATGTCGGAACTGGTCGACCACCTCGCAGAGCTCACCGGCTTTCGTGACCGCGACATCCTCGATGTGACGCTGGTGGGCGCCTTGCGCGACCTGCTGCGTCCTCGGGTGGTGACCATCTACCGCGCGGTGGGCGATGCCGGCAACGAGCGCTGGATCACCCGTGCCCGCCTCGGCGAAAACGACGCCGTGGCGACCGCCGACCCCGCCTGGGCCGACGTCGAAAGCTTGCCGCCCCTGGCGCTCTACCCCGAGCGCCTGCAGGCGATGAAGGGCCAGGCCACGGTGGTCACCGTGCCGGGCCGACATTCCCTGAGCCTCTTCCCCGTCAGCACCGACCGCGAAGTCGTGGGCGTGATGGAGATCGAGACGCTCGACCCGCTCTCCGACGAGTCTCGCCGGCTGGTGGGCAGCATCCTGCGCATCTACCGCAACTTCCAGGCGCTGCTCGACTACAGCGAGCGCGACACGCTCACCGGCCTGCTCAACCGCAAGACCTTCGACGAGAGCTTCCTCAAGGCGACGAACGAGTCCACCGGCATCCCGATGGCCGCGGACGGCCGGCGGCTCCCGACCGCGAGCCACCGCCATTGGCTGGGCGTGATCGACATCGACCATTTCAAGTCGGTCAACGACAACTACGGTCACCTGATCGGCGACGAAGTGCTGCTGCTGCTGTCGCGCCTGATGCGCAGCAGCTTCCGTTTCCACGACCGGCTCTATCGCTTCGGTGGCGAGGAGTTCGTGGTGCTGATGCGCTGCGCCAACGAGCAGGATGCGGCGCTCGCGCTGGAGCGCATGCGCAGCAACACGGCGAGTTACCCCTTCCCGCAGGTGGGGCAGATCACCATCAGCATCGGCTTCACCGAAGTGAAGCCCGGCGACACGCCGAGCGCCGCGTTCGAGCGTGCCGACAAGGCGGTGTATTTCGCCAAGAGCCACGGCCGCAACCAGGTGCAGAGCCACGCTGAGTTGGTGGCGCGCGGCGACTTGGAAGACGAATCCAAGATCGGCGACGTCGAGCTGTTCTAG